The sequence TCGCGCTCGCGCGTGGTCAGCGTCTGCAGCCGCGCCTCGCACTGCTGCGCCAGCGTAGTGGTCTGCTGCAGGCTGGCGGCCGCTTCCAGCGCGCTGTTCACCGCCAGCAGCAGCGCCTCCTGGTTGAACGGTTTTTCCAGGAAGTCATAGGCACCGCGCTTCACCGCCTGCACCGCCATCGGCACGTCACCATGGCCGGTAATGAAGATCACCGGCCAGCGATTGCCGCGCGCCTGCAGCTCTTCGTACAGCTCCAGCCCGCTCATGCCCGGCATGCGGATGTCGAGGATCAGGCAGCCGACACTCAGCGCCGGGCGGAAGCCGGCGAGAAAGGCCTCGGCATGGTCGTGGCAAATCACGCGGTAGTCGTGGCTTTCCAGCAGCCAGACCAGCGAGTCGCGAAACGCTTCGTCGTCGTCAACGATATGGATGGTGATGGATTTGCTCGCAGTCATGGCTCGTATACCGGCAAAGTGAATCGGAAAATGGTACCACCCAGCGGATGGTCTTCCACCGAGAGTTGACCCT is a genomic window of Vogesella indigofera containing:
- a CDS encoding response regulator transcription factor; this encodes MTASKSITIHIVDDDEAFRDSLVWLLESHDYRVICHDHAEAFLAGFRPALSVGCLILDIRMPGMSGLELYEELQARGNRWPVIFITGHGDVPMAVQAVKRGAYDFLEKPFNQEALLLAVNSALEAAASLQQTTTLAQQCEARLQTLTTREREVLERVIEGKMNKVIADDLGISIKTVEAHRGKMMDKMGVRSIADLVQTVVAYRQQKGGA